A genomic region of uncultured Roseibium sp. contains the following coding sequences:
- a CDS encoding MarR family transcriptional regulator has product MVVDIRASQALKLLHEVNLALVRDSEQDLSARQLTILLTVYLEPPPHTVRGLAAKLNVTKPAITRALDTLGGLRLLSRKRDEADKRNVIITRTVEGALYLEHLGDLVVDKAGELPR; this is encoded by the coding sequence ATGGTTGTCGACATACGCGCCTCTCAGGCACTGAAATTGTTGCACGAAGTCAACCTGGCGCTGGTGCGGGACAGCGAGCAGGACCTGTCGGCGCGCCAGTTGACAATCCTGCTGACGGTCTATCTCGAGCCGCCGCCGCACACGGTGAGGGGTCTTGCCGCCAAGCTGAACGTGACCAAGCCGGCCATCACCCGCGCGCTTGACACGCTCGGCGGTCTCCGGCTGCTGTCGCGCAAGCGCGACGAGGCCGACAAGCGCAACGTGATCATCACGCGCACGGTCGAGGGTGCTCTTTACCTCGAACACCTGGGTGATCTCGTGGTAGACAAGGCTGGGGAATTGCCCCGATAG
- a CDS encoding N-acetyltransferase: MSDDTTAGGLTIRDVEAKDEATVRDLVAAAFPSDMEARLVEKLRHCGALVLEQVAVNADGKTVGHVAYSRVTPAAIGPGQGLQVACLAPVSVWPGDQRQGVGTALITASLNRLKEMGEDLVLVLGPPSYYPRFGFDPVLARKVQGPYAGDAFMALALTDAGSRDLPIEVAFATPFQEFE, encoded by the coding sequence ATGAGCGATGACACCACTGCCGGCGGCCTGACGATCCGCGATGTGGAGGCAAAGGATGAAGCCACCGTCCGCGACCTCGTGGCAGCTGCCTTTCCGTCCGACATGGAAGCACGGCTTGTCGAGAAACTGCGTCACTGCGGTGCCCTTGTCCTTGAGCAGGTCGCGGTGAATGCGGACGGCAAGACGGTTGGCCATGTCGCCTACAGCCGCGTGACGCCGGCAGCGATCGGTCCGGGGCAGGGGCTCCAGGTTGCCTGCCTTGCACCGGTTTCGGTCTGGCCGGGAGACCAGCGCCAGGGCGTCGGCACCGCGCTGATCACCGCGTCGCTGAACCGGCTGAAGGAGATGGGGGAGGATCTTGTTCTGGTCCTCGGTCCGCCGTCCTACTATCCGCGCTTCGGCTTCGATCCGGTTCTGGCGCGCAAGGTTCAGGGACCATATGCGGGCGATGCTTTCATGGCGTTGGCTCTGACCGACGCGGGCTCCCGGGATCTCCCCATCGAAGTGGCCTTTGCCACTCCGTTCCAAGAATTCGAATAG
- the def gene encoding peptide deformylase, translated as MTKRPIITIPDPVLREVCAPVATVDDDIRALSDDMLETMYDAPGIGLAASQIGILKRMFVLDVAKEDAPKEPMVFINPEIVWSSEDMSVYQEGCLSIPEYFEDVERPSEVTVQFLDRDGAQNEIRADGLLATCIQHELDHLNGKLFIDYLSKLKRDRVVKKFTKQAKLAGKS; from the coding sequence ATGACAAAACGCCCGATCATAACAATACCGGACCCGGTCCTGCGCGAGGTGTGTGCGCCGGTCGCGACTGTCGACGATGACATCCGCGCGCTCTCCGACGATATGCTCGAGACCATGTACGACGCTCCCGGCATCGGTCTGGCGGCGAGCCAGATCGGCATTCTGAAGCGCATGTTTGTGCTCGATGTCGCTAAGGAAGACGCGCCCAAGGAGCCGATGGTATTCATCAATCCGGAAATCGTCTGGTCGAGCGAAGATATGTCGGTCTATCAGGAAGGCTGCCTGTCGATCCCGGAATATTTCGAGGATGTCGAGCGTCCGTCCGAGGTGACCGTACAGTTTCTCGACCGGGACGGTGCGCAGAATGAGATCAGGGCCGATGGATTGCTGGCAACCTGCATCCAGCACGAGCTTGACCATCTCAACGGGAAACTGTTCATTGACTACCTGTCGAAGCTGAAGCGCGACCGGGTCGTCAAGAAATTCACCAAGCAGGCAAAACTCGCCGGCAAGAGCTGA
- the fmt gene encoding methionyl-tRNA formyltransferase, with amino-acid sequence MSLRVVFMGTPEFSVPTLMEIVGQGHDVIACYSQPPRPAGRGMDLKKSPVHEAAESFAIPVFTPKSLKDAEEQDKLASLDADVAVVVAYGLLLPKAVLDAPQYGCLNLHASMLPRWRGAAPINRAVMAGDTETAVQVMRMEEGLDTGPVCMSETVAIGPNMTAGELHDQLSGLGGDLMVRALAALSRGALGEQPQAEEGVTYAAKLSKQETRIDWSKMAEEVHNHIRGLSPFPGAWCEMPLGGKPERVKVLRSSVAGGSGEPGNVADMTEVPVIACGSGAVRLEQVQRAGKKPMSGADFLRGASLSVGARLD; translated from the coding sequence ATGTCTCTTCGCGTCGTCTTTATGGGTACACCTGAATTCTCGGTGCCGACCCTCATGGAAATCGTCGGACAGGGGCACGACGTTATTGCCTGCTATTCGCAGCCGCCGCGCCCGGCCGGCAGGGGCATGGACCTGAAGAAGTCCCCGGTCCACGAGGCCGCCGAGTCCTTCGCGATTCCGGTCTTTACGCCGAAGAGCCTTAAGGACGCTGAAGAGCAGGACAAGCTCGCCTCGCTGGATGCTGATGTTGCCGTCGTCGTCGCCTATGGCCTTCTGCTGCCGAAGGCCGTGCTCGATGCTCCGCAATACGGGTGCCTCAACCTGCACGCCTCGATGCTGCCGCGCTGGCGCGGCGCAGCTCCGATCAACCGGGCCGTCATGGCCGGTGACACGGAAACCGCCGTTCAGGTCATGCGCATGGAAGAAGGCCTCGACACCGGTCCGGTCTGCATGTCCGAAACCGTTGCGATCGGCCCCAACATGACCGCCGGGGAGTTGCATGATCAGCTGTCCGGTCTCGGGGGAGACCTCATGGTCCGTGCCCTGGCAGCCCTGTCACGCGGTGCGCTCGGCGAACAGCCCCAGGCGGAGGAGGGTGTCACCTATGCGGCGAAGCTTTCGAAACAGGAAACCAGGATCGACTGGTCGAAGATGGCTGAAGAAGTGCACAATCACATTCGCGGTCTGTCACCCTTTCCCGGTGCCTGGTGCGAAATGCCGCTCGGCGGCAAGCCGGAACGCGTTAAGGTCCTCAGAAGTTCCGTAGCTGGTGGTTCCGGAGAGCCGGGCAACGTCGCCGACATGACAGAAGTTCCGGTGATCGCCTGCGGTTCCGGTGCCGTCCGTCTGGAGCAGGTGCAAAGGGCAGGCAAGAAACCCATGAGCGGGGCCGACTTCCTGCGCGGCGCATCTCTTTCTGTAGGGGCACGTCTGGACTAG
- a CDS encoding NlpC/P60 family protein: MKNLFDRRLHPVRLDLAALDYQGRIEAERFVEGEVLQVTADSLAMRPEPRPDCPIDTEVLCGEWVTVYEKTAEGWAWGQLDTDGYVGWISSDGLGPVKAATHRVRALRTYRYPGPDLKFPPLGFLSIGSKVTVVGEAETRGLTYALLSDGSAVVGKHLVGLDDVDKDWVGVAEEMLGTPYLWGGRTSVGLDCSALVQLAAQAGGVDIPRDSDMQEHNAGHEIPHDDPSAFLRGDLVFWKGHVGIVTAPNMLLHANGFTMTVAYEPLDSAVERIAATEWGAVTNARRLDTA, encoded by the coding sequence ATGAAAAACCTGTTCGACCGCCGTCTTCACCCGGTTCGCCTCGATCTGGCGGCACTGGACTATCAGGGCCGGATCGAAGCCGAGCGTTTCGTCGAGGGCGAGGTCCTGCAGGTAACGGCCGACAGTCTTGCCATGCGGCCGGAGCCCCGGCCGGATTGTCCCATCGATACCGAGGTCCTTTGCGGCGAGTGGGTGACCGTTTACGAAAAGACCGCGGAAGGCTGGGCGTGGGGGCAGCTGGACACGGACGGATATGTCGGCTGGATTTCTTCAGACGGGCTGGGACCTGTGAAGGCGGCAACACACCGGGTCCGCGCGCTTCGAACCTATCGCTATCCGGGACCGGATCTGAAGTTCCCGCCGCTGGGCTTTCTCTCGATCGGATCGAAGGTAACGGTCGTCGGCGAGGCGGAAACGCGGGGGCTGACATATGCGCTGTTGAGCGACGGCTCGGCGGTTGTCGGCAAGCATCTGGTCGGCCTCGACGATGTCGACAAGGACTGGGTCGGTGTTGCCGAGGAAATGCTGGGCACCCCCTATCTGTGGGGCGGGCGCACCAGCGTCGGGCTGGATTGTTCCGCGCTTGTGCAACTGGCCGCGCAGGCCGGCGGTGTCGACATCCCGCGCGACAGTGACATGCAGGAACACAATGCCGGGCATGAAATCCCGCACGATGACCCATCGGCTTTTCTGCGCGGGGATCTCGTGTTCTGGAAGGGGCATGTGGGGATTGTCACTGCGCCCAACATGCTGCTGCACGCAAACGGGTTTACGATGACGGTGGCGTATGAGCCGCTCGACAGTGCGGTCGAGCGTATTGCTGCGACGGAATGGGGCGCGGTCACCAACGCCCGCCGGCTGGATACCGCCTGA
- the rmuC gene encoding DNA recombination protein RmuC, protein MNEILFELSGRPVTALEAAIAGGLFLLALIVWLVLKTMRQIRERADADSAATERIHELESHLSQLLKSQGEMTGRMQTMAEVFGTRQSDMMRAVNERLDGMGHKLGLSMSDTTKKTQDGLRQLHERLAVIDRAQRTITDLSGQVGQLQAILSNKQTRGAFGQGRMEAIIQDQMAPSTYSFQATLSNNSRPDCLVHMPNGAPSLAIDAKFPLEAFNLLRNAETEEQLKYAQSQFRRDFAKHIQDISEKYLLPGETQDTAFLFVPSESVFAELNEGFEDLIQKAHRSRVVIVSPSLLMLSIQVIQSVLRDAKMREQAHLIQAEVGHLITDVGRLNDRVGKLQSHFAQANKDIDQILISTDKITKRSRKIEDLELGEAEAQREEVAEPREPRLSLAPEA, encoded by the coding sequence ATGAACGAGATTCTGTTTGAGTTGAGCGGCCGTCCGGTGACGGCGCTTGAGGCTGCCATTGCGGGCGGCCTGTTCCTGCTTGCGCTGATTGTCTGGCTGGTTCTGAAGACCATGCGCCAGATCCGCGAACGCGCGGACGCGGACAGTGCCGCAACGGAGCGGATCCACGAACTGGAAAGCCATCTGTCGCAGCTTCTGAAATCCCAGGGCGAAATGACGGGCCGCATGCAGACGATGGCGGAAGTGTTCGGCACGCGGCAGTCGGACATGATGCGCGCCGTCAACGAACGTCTCGACGGCATGGGGCACAAGCTCGGCCTGTCGATGTCCGACACGACAAAGAAAACCCAGGACGGCCTCAGGCAGTTGCACGAGCGTCTCGCGGTGATCGACCGGGCGCAGCGGACCATCACCGACCTGTCCGGACAGGTCGGCCAGTTGCAGGCTATCCTGTCGAACAAGCAGACGCGGGGCGCCTTCGGGCAGGGACGGATGGAAGCGATCATCCAGGACCAGATGGCGCCCAGCACCTACTCGTTCCAGGCGACGCTTTCCAACAACAGCCGTCCGGATTGCCTCGTTCACATGCCGAACGGCGCGCCATCCCTGGCAATCGATGCCAAGTTTCCGCTCGAGGCCTTCAATCTCCTGCGCAACGCGGAAACGGAGGAACAGCTGAAATACGCCCAGTCGCAGTTCCGCCGTGACTTCGCCAAACACATACAGGACATCAGCGAAAAATATCTTCTGCCGGGCGAAACGCAGGATACCGCGTTTCTGTTCGTTCCCTCCGAAAGCGTGTTCGCGGAGCTGAATGAAGGCTTTGAAGACCTGATCCAGAAGGCGCACCGGTCCCGGGTGGTGATCGTGTCACCGTCGCTGCTGATGCTGTCGATCCAGGTGATCCAGTCCGTCCTGCGGGATGCCAAGATGCGCGAACAGGCGCATCTCATCCAGGCGGAAGTCGGTCACCTGATCACGGATGTCGGCCGTCTCAACGATCGGGTCGGCAAGCTGCAGTCCCATTTCGCGCAGGCGAACAAGGATATCGACCAGATCCTCATCTCGACCGACAAGATCACCAAGCGGAGCCGCAAGATCGAGGACCTGGAGCTCGGAGAAGCGGAAGCGCAACGCGAAGAGGTGGCCGAGCCCCGTGAGCCCCGGCTGTCGCTGGCTCCTGAAGCCTAG
- a CDS encoding NAAT family transporter yields MDQELFLKTFAALFAIMSPIANLPVFLALTSDRGPAFERKVAFTLLISLSAGALVIGLTGDIILKVFGISLDAFRLAGGFLILLIALDLIRGQSTPVHHGSDKEKANMKAQDNPAIYPLTVPILLGPGSISTMIIFRGQVHDFSQEIAYVAAVAASIAVLIATFFSAPFLQRFLGETANSVMSRLMGMILAAIAMEMMTDSLKVLWPGLA; encoded by the coding sequence ATGGATCAGGAACTGTTCCTGAAAACCTTTGCCGCGCTTTTTGCGATCATGAGCCCGATCGCCAATCTTCCGGTGTTTCTCGCCCTGACCTCGGACCGCGGGCCTGCGTTCGAACGCAAGGTCGCCTTCACGCTGCTGATCAGCCTGTCGGCGGGCGCACTCGTGATCGGCCTGACCGGTGACATCATCCTCAAGGTTTTCGGCATCAGTCTCGATGCCTTCCGGCTTGCCGGCGGTTTCCTGATCCTCCTGATCGCACTCGACCTGATTCGCGGCCAGAGCACCCCGGTGCATCACGGCTCCGACAAGGAAAAGGCAAATATGAAGGCGCAGGACAATCCGGCGATCTACCCGTTGACGGTGCCCATTCTTCTTGGCCCCGGGTCGATCTCGACCATGATCATCTTTCGCGGGCAGGTACATGATTTCAGTCAGGAAATCGCCTATGTCGCCGCCGTTGCAGCGTCGATTGCCGTCCTGATCGCAACCTTTTTCTCCGCCCCGTTTCTGCAGCGGTTTCTCGGCGAAACCGCAAACAGCGTCATGAGCCGTCTCATGGGCATGATCCTCGCCGCCATTGCCATGGAAATGATGACGGACAGTCTCAAGGTCCTGTGGCCGGGCCTGGCTTGA